Proteins encoded in a region of the Planococcus shixiaomingii genome:
- a CDS encoding ABC1 kinase family protein translates to MNRIAFVRIFRIVFMALTVYTQVMLFQRRHRGNWNPLVEEKWNILITKQAKAYKVLALKLGGLMIKMGQFLSTRADILPTSFLVELEGLTDRVPSIAREKIVSVLESEWNSPLSTYLTSFSDEAVASASIGEVYKGILKDGTEVAVKVQRPGTDRILRADFHAMRIVIWFLRTFTPLAKQIDFRQLYREMTETIGAELNFLQELQSGRAFSDRFKEMEGIRFPVYFDEFTTRRVLVMEWIEGARITDLAFIEKNNLDRHEISERLFILFLEQVLYGGQFHADPHGGNILLEPNGTIVLIDFGMTGTISKSDAQAVLRIAEGVIFKNYDQVLDSLEELRFLLPHANREILADTIARLVAAYESNELLQMDSFVVERLLRDMQDIVRTQPVQLPAEFAFFGRASSIFVGVLHVLDPGIDLLALARPRILEWASSQKEGKRMFGKEDVLRWAIQASGPLRVFPQKVINYLEEPERMRHYLENRDGREREHQRSLQSRMFAGIFTILSFLGISGAVWFSHEPFLWVSSVFFIGSLWTYRSIK, encoded by the coding sequence ATGAACCGAATTGCGTTCGTCCGTATTTTTCGCATTGTCTTTATGGCGTTAACAGTTTACACGCAAGTGATGCTCTTCCAACGGCGACACCGTGGCAACTGGAATCCGCTTGTTGAAGAAAAATGGAATATTCTAATTACAAAACAAGCTAAAGCATATAAAGTTTTGGCGCTGAAACTTGGCGGGCTGATGATTAAGATGGGCCAATTTTTGTCGACGCGCGCCGATATTTTGCCAACCTCGTTTTTAGTAGAATTAGAAGGACTGACAGACCGGGTGCCATCAATTGCCCGCGAAAAAATTGTCTCAGTTTTAGAGAGCGAATGGAATTCGCCGCTTTCCACTTATTTGACCAGTTTTTCAGACGAAGCAGTTGCTTCCGCTTCTATCGGCGAAGTGTATAAAGGAATTTTGAAAGATGGGACAGAAGTGGCGGTCAAAGTGCAGCGGCCCGGCACCGATCGAATTTTGCGAGCTGATTTTCATGCGATGCGCATTGTCATCTGGTTTTTGCGGACATTTACACCGCTTGCGAAACAAATCGATTTCCGGCAACTGTACCGGGAAATGACAGAAACCATTGGGGCAGAACTGAATTTCCTTCAAGAACTCCAAAGCGGACGGGCATTTTCAGACCGCTTCAAAGAAATGGAAGGAATCCGGTTTCCGGTTTACTTTGACGAATTTACCACGCGCCGGGTACTCGTTATGGAATGGATTGAAGGGGCGCGAATCACAGATTTAGCTTTTATCGAAAAGAATAACTTAGACCGGCACGAAATTTCTGAACGGCTGTTTATCTTATTTTTGGAACAAGTGCTGTACGGCGGGCAATTCCATGCCGATCCGCACGGCGGCAATATTTTGCTTGAACCCAATGGCACCATCGTCCTGATTGATTTTGGCATGACAGGGACTATTTCAAAATCAGATGCCCAGGCTGTGCTGCGGATTGCAGAAGGCGTCATCTTTAAAAATTACGATCAAGTGCTCGACTCGTTGGAGGAATTGCGGTTTTTGCTACCGCATGCCAACCGGGAGATTTTAGCGGATACCATTGCTCGGCTAGTAGCGGCGTACGAGTCGAACGAATTGTTGCAGATGGACTCGTTTGTTGTGGAGCGGCTGCTTCGGGATATGCAGGACATCGTCCGGACCCAGCCGGTGCAACTGCCGGCGGAATTCGCCTTTTTTGGCCGTGCCTCTTCTATTTTTGTCGGGGTGCTACATGTCTTGGATCCCGGAATCGATTTGCTGGCGCTTGCCCGCCCCCGTATTTTGGAATGGGCTTCTTCTCAAAAGGAAGGCAAGCGAATGTTCGGGAAAGAGGATGTGTTGCGCTGGGCTATCCAAGCATCAGGACCGCTGCGCGTTTTCCCACAGAAAGTCATCAATTACTTGGAAGAGCCGGAGCGCATGCGCCATTACTTGGAAAATCGCGACGGCCGCGAACGGGAACACCAACGGAGCCTGCAAAGCCGGATGTTTGCCGGGATTTTCACCATCTTATCCTTCCTCGGCATTTCAGGAGCCGTTTGGTTCTCGCATGAACCGTTTTTATGGGTGTCGTCCGTCTTCTTTATCGGATCGCTCTGGACATACCGCTCAATAAAATAA
- the uvrB gene encoding excinuclease ABC subunit UvrB: MKQEFKLQAPYEPAGDQPAAIAQLTEGIINGKRCQTLLGATGTGKTYTMSNVIQQVKKPTLVMAHNKTLAGQLYSEFKEFFPDNAVEYFVSYYDYYQPEAYVPQSDTYIEKDASINDEIDKLRHSATSSLFERDDVIVIASVSCIYGLGSPKEYRELVVSLRKGMEIERNQLLRKLVDVQYERNDINFIRGTFRVRGDVVEIFPASRDERCLRVEFFGDEIDRIREVDALTGEIIGEREHVAIFPASHFVTREEKMVKAIENIEAELEERLKEMRAEDKLLEAQRLEQRTRYDLEMMREMGFCSGIENYSRHLTLRPPGAQPYTLIDYFPEDFLLVVDESHVTLPQVRGMFNGDQARKKVLVDHGFRLPSAMDNRPLTFDEFEKHIHQAVFVSATPGPYELEHTPEMVEQIIRPTGLLDPTIEVRPIEGQIDDLMDEIRQRTERNERVLVTTLTKKMSEDLTAYLKEAGIKVNYLHSEIKTLERIEIIRELRMGVYDVLVGINLLREGLDIPEVSLVTILDADKEGFLRSERSLIQTMGRAARNANGQVIMYADRMTDSMKKAIDETTRRRKIQAEYNEKHGITPVTIQKKIRDVIRATVAAEEAEEYVSKAVAGKKLNKEDRMKLITLMEKEMKEAAKALDFERAAELRDTVLELKAEG, translated from the coding sequence ATGAAACAAGAATTTAAGCTACAAGCGCCGTATGAGCCAGCAGGAGATCAGCCAGCAGCAATTGCTCAATTGACGGAAGGCATCATTAACGGCAAGCGATGCCAAACTTTGCTCGGGGCGACAGGGACCGGGAAAACGTACACGATGTCCAACGTCATCCAGCAAGTGAAAAAACCGACGCTTGTCATGGCTCACAACAAAACGTTAGCGGGTCAGCTCTACAGTGAATTTAAGGAATTTTTCCCTGACAATGCAGTCGAGTATTTTGTCAGCTATTATGACTACTATCAACCAGAAGCGTATGTACCGCAATCTGACACATATATTGAAAAAGATGCCAGCATCAACGATGAAATCGATAAATTGCGCCACTCGGCCACAAGTTCTTTGTTTGAACGTGACGACGTTATTGTCATAGCGTCCGTATCTTGTATTTACGGCCTCGGTTCTCCGAAAGAATACCGGGAATTGGTTGTTTCTCTTCGAAAAGGAATGGAAATCGAGCGCAATCAGCTGCTCCGGAAATTAGTCGATGTCCAATACGAGCGCAATGACATCAACTTTATCCGCGGGACATTCCGCGTACGTGGAGATGTCGTTGAGATCTTCCCGGCATCACGGGATGAACGGTGCTTGCGCGTCGAATTTTTCGGCGATGAAATTGACCGGATCCGTGAAGTGGATGCATTGACAGGTGAAATTATTGGCGAACGTGAGCACGTTGCCATCTTCCCGGCATCCCATTTCGTAACACGCGAAGAAAAAATGGTCAAAGCGATTGAAAACATCGAAGCCGAACTGGAAGAACGTTTGAAAGAAATGCGTGCGGAAGACAAACTGCTCGAAGCGCAGCGCCTCGAACAGCGCACGCGCTATGATTTGGAAATGATGCGCGAAATGGGCTTTTGCTCCGGCATCGAGAACTATTCCCGTCATTTGACGTTGCGTCCTCCAGGCGCCCAGCCATATACGCTTATCGATTATTTCCCGGAAGATTTTCTGCTGGTGGTCGATGAAAGCCACGTAACGCTGCCGCAAGTTCGCGGCATGTTCAACGGTGACCAAGCGCGTAAAAAAGTGCTCGTGGACCACGGTTTCCGTTTGCCATCAGCAATGGACAATCGGCCGTTGACCTTTGACGAGTTTGAAAAGCATATCCACCAAGCGGTGTTTGTCTCAGCAACTCCAGGCCCGTACGAACTGGAGCATACACCGGAAATGGTGGAGCAAATCATCCGTCCAACCGGCCTGCTCGATCCGACGATTGAAGTTCGTCCGATCGAAGGGCAGATTGATGACTTGATGGATGAAATCCGCCAGCGTACCGAACGCAATGAGCGCGTCTTGGTGACCACCTTGACGAAGAAAATGTCGGAAGACTTGACCGCTTATTTGAAAGAAGCGGGTATCAAAGTAAACTATCTGCATTCAGAAATCAAAACACTTGAACGGATTGAAATTATCCGTGAACTGCGAATGGGTGTTTACGATGTGCTGGTCGGCATTAACTTGCTGAGAGAAGGTCTTGATATTCCGGAAGTGTCTCTGGTGACCATTTTGGACGCGGATAAGGAAGGCTTCTTGCGCTCCGAACGTTCTCTTATCCAAACGATGGGCCGGGCGGCGCGTAACGCGAACGGACAAGTTATCATGTATGCCGACCGAATGACCGATTCCATGAAAAAGGCGATTGATGAAACAACTCGCCGCCGGAAAATCCAAGCGGAATACAATGAAAAACACGGCATTACGCCAGTTACAATACAAAAGAAAATCAGAGACGTCATCCGCGCCACAGTAGCGGCGGAAGAAGCTGAAGAATATGTATCAAAAGCGGTAGCAGGCAAGAAATTGAACAAAGAAGATCGCATGAAACTAATTACGCTAATGGAAAAAGAAATGAAAGAAGCGGCGAAGGCACTCGATTTCGAACGGGCTGCGGAGCTGCGTGACACGGTTCTTGAATTGAAGGCGGAAGGATGA
- a CDS encoding DUF4097 family beta strand repeat-containing protein: MQNEKERILDMVENGTISAREAVELLKAIDGGDSSRDSSYGRDRYRDKRDSKRGFFRPEDVIKKFSKDMSRDFTRDFSKNMSKDFNQLGDRMKDFVQTSVGKLKTMEFDSPFGEAVQFEHTFTQEFVNVNKIIADLANGQLEVFPSQDETLRAECHVKAYRAESEEQAKRDFLDKFIFIADDQKLRIISDMKTTQVNIVLYVPVASYQEIIVRLFNGGFSMKRIDASLIKVKTANGKIDLKNVDFDDAELETANGAVQVVEVSGKVLETETLNGRIYVDGDIQTTTAKSLNGNVVVTSRCKEARKVEAKTLAGNVELYIPSHLPLKGEVASNLGKIDVLLSDVDNTHEQGQFMQKVVRFSKESGEAVAAPLLVYGETKTGTVLVRYLTIE, encoded by the coding sequence ATGCAAAATGAAAAAGAACGCATATTGGATATGGTGGAGAACGGAACGATTTCTGCAAGAGAAGCTGTAGAGTTGCTAAAAGCGATTGACGGCGGAGACTCATCACGCGATTCGTCTTATGGCCGTGATCGGTACCGCGACAAACGGGACAGCAAGCGAGGCTTCTTCAGACCGGAAGACGTCATCAAAAAATTCTCGAAAGACATGTCGCGGGATTTCACAAGAGATTTCTCGAAAAATATGTCAAAAGATTTCAACCAGCTGGGCGACCGCATGAAAGATTTCGTGCAAACTTCTGTTGGTAAGTTGAAGACAATGGAATTTGATTCTCCATTTGGGGAAGCGGTTCAATTTGAACACACTTTCACCCAGGAATTTGTCAATGTCAATAAAATCATTGCAGATTTGGCAAACGGCCAGCTGGAAGTATTTCCTTCCCAAGATGAAACGCTTCGCGCGGAATGCCACGTAAAAGCTTATCGAGCGGAATCGGAAGAGCAAGCAAAACGGGATTTCTTGGATAAGTTCATTTTCATTGCAGATGATCAGAAATTGCGCATTATCAGCGATATGAAAACGACTCAAGTAAACATCGTGCTGTATGTCCCAGTTGCTTCTTACCAGGAAATTATCGTTCGGTTGTTTAACGGCGGTTTTTCCATGAAACGAATCGATGCAAGCTTGATCAAAGTGAAAACGGCAAACGGCAAGATCGATTTGAAAAATGTCGATTTTGATGATGCGGAGCTAGAAACGGCAAATGGCGCTGTCCAAGTAGTGGAAGTGTCCGGTAAAGTGCTGGAAACGGAAACGTTGAATGGCCGCATTTACGTGGATGGGGATATCCAAACGACGACAGCGAAGTCGCTGAACGGCAATGTCGTTGTTACTTCACGGTGCAAAGAAGCACGTAAAGTGGAAGCTAAAACTTTGGCAGGGAATGTCGAACTTTACATTCCGTCGCATTTGCCTTTAAAAGGAGAAGTTGCTTCCAATTTAGGCAAGATTGACGTGTTGTTGTCTGACGTAGACAACACGCATGAACAAGGGCAATTCATGCAGAAAGTGGTCCGCTTTTCAAAAGAAAGCGGTGAAGCAGTAGCTGCACCTTTGTTGGTTTACGGAGAAACTAAAACAGGCACTGTTTTGGTGCGTTACTTAACAATCGAATAA
- the uvrA gene encoding excinuclease ABC subunit UvrA, giving the protein MKNQEIRIQGARAHNLKNIDVVIPRDQLVVMTGLSGSGKSSLAFDTIYAEGQRRYVESLSAYARQFLGQMDKPDVDLIEGLSPAISIDQKTTSKNPRSTVATVTEIYDYMRLMYARIGKPICPNHGIEISSQTIEQMVDRLLDYPERTKMQILAPIVSGRKGTHVKLLEDIKKQGYVRVRVNGELVDLDDDINLDKNKKHSIEVVIDRIVMKENIAPRLSDSLESALRLGEGRVLVDVMEQEELLFSEHHACPICGFSIGELEPRMFSFNSPFGACPECDGIGHKLEVDPELVIPDPSLSLNEGAVVPWQPTSSQYYPQLLKAICKHYKIDMDSPVSELPEEHYNILMKGSGKDKIRFRYENDYGQIRDNHIYFEGILANVDRRYRDTTSDWIRDQMERYMGEQACPTCKGYRLKPESLAVKVNGMHIAEISTYSIIEADKFFASLKLSEKDKQIAAMILREIAERLGFLINVGLDYLTLNRASGTLSGGEAQRIRLATQIGSRLTGVLYILDEPSIGLHQRDNDRLISTLKNMRDIGNTLIVVEHDEDTMLAADYLIDVGPGAGVHGGEIIAFGTPEKVMKNKKSLTGQYLSGKKFIPLPAERRIADGRKISIRGANENNLKNVDVDIPLGVFTAVTGVSGSGKSTLINEILYKSLASKLNRAKIKPGQHKSIEGIEELEKVIEIDQSPIGRTPRSNPATYTGVFDDIRDVYATTNEAKVRGYKKGRFSFNVKGGRCEACRGDGIIKIEMHFLPDVYVPCEVCHGKRYNRETLEVKYKNKNISDVLEMTAEDAYTFFENIPKISRKLKTIVDVGLGYITLGQPATTLSGGEAQRVKLASELHKRSNGKSFYILDEPTTGLHADDISRLLLVLQRLVDNGDTVLTIEHNLDVIKTVDHIIDLGPEGGDKGGTILATGTPEEIAQVKNSYTGKYLNPILERDRSRMDALVTKATRKKKVAK; this is encoded by the coding sequence GTGAAAAACCAGGAAATACGTATACAAGGCGCCCGGGCGCATAATTTAAAAAATATTGATGTAGTTATCCCGAGAGATCAGCTAGTGGTCATGACAGGGCTTTCCGGTTCAGGGAAATCTTCTTTGGCCTTCGATACGATTTACGCGGAAGGGCAGCGCCGTTATGTCGAGTCGCTGTCTGCTTATGCACGCCAATTTCTAGGCCAAATGGACAAGCCGGATGTTGACTTGATTGAAGGGTTGTCGCCGGCCATTTCCATTGACCAGAAAACAACGAGTAAAAACCCACGGTCCACAGTAGCGACCGTTACGGAAATTTATGATTATATGCGCTTGATGTATGCGCGAATCGGCAAGCCGATTTGCCCAAATCACGGCATTGAAATTTCCTCGCAGACGATCGAGCAAATGGTCGATCGCTTGCTTGATTACCCGGAACGGACGAAAATGCAGATTTTGGCGCCGATTGTTTCTGGGCGAAAAGGGACGCACGTCAAATTGCTTGAAGATATTAAAAAACAAGGGTATGTCCGCGTTCGCGTTAACGGTGAATTGGTTGATCTTGACGATGACATTAACTTGGATAAAAATAAAAAACATTCGATTGAAGTGGTTATTGACCGCATCGTCATGAAAGAAAACATCGCACCGCGCCTTAGCGATTCATTGGAATCGGCTTTGCGCCTTGGAGAAGGACGGGTATTGGTTGATGTGATGGAACAAGAAGAACTGTTGTTCAGTGAGCACCATGCATGTCCGATTTGCGGGTTTTCCATCGGTGAATTGGAACCCCGGATGTTCTCATTCAACTCCCCATTTGGAGCTTGTCCAGAATGCGACGGCATCGGCCATAAATTGGAAGTGGACCCTGAACTGGTGATTCCGGACCCAAGTCTGTCGTTAAATGAAGGAGCGGTCGTTCCTTGGCAGCCAACCAGCTCGCAATATTATCCGCAGCTATTAAAAGCCATTTGCAAGCATTATAAAATTGATATGGATAGCCCGGTCAGCGAATTGCCGGAAGAGCATTATAATATCCTCATGAAAGGTTCCGGAAAAGACAAAATCCGTTTCCGATATGAAAATGATTATGGGCAAATTCGGGACAATCATATTTACTTTGAAGGGATTTTAGCGAATGTTGATCGCCGTTACCGGGACACAACATCTGACTGGATCCGCGACCAGATGGAAAGGTATATGGGAGAACAGGCTTGCCCGACATGTAAAGGGTATCGCTTAAAACCGGAATCGCTCGCTGTAAAAGTTAATGGTATGCATATCGCCGAAATTTCCACCTATTCCATTATCGAAGCCGATAAGTTTTTCGCAAGTTTGAAGCTGTCGGAAAAAGATAAGCAGATCGCTGCGATGATTTTACGGGAAATCGCGGAACGTCTAGGGTTCTTAATCAATGTCGGGTTGGATTATTTAACGCTTAACCGCGCTTCCGGAACTTTATCAGGCGGGGAAGCCCAACGAATCCGCTTGGCGACACAGATCGGCTCCAGACTGACAGGCGTCCTGTATATTTTGGACGAGCCATCGATCGGTTTGCACCAACGCGACAATGACCGGCTCATAAGCACGTTGAAGAACATGCGAGATATCGGCAATACGTTGATCGTGGTCGAACACGATGAAGATACCATGCTGGCAGCTGATTATTTGATCGATGTCGGACCAGGGGCCGGAGTTCATGGTGGTGAAATCATCGCATTCGGCACCCCGGAAAAAGTGATGAAAAACAAGAAATCGTTGACTGGTCAATATTTGAGCGGCAAAAAGTTCATTCCGTTGCCTGCTGAACGCAGAATCGCGGATGGACGCAAAATTTCAATCCGTGGCGCTAACGAAAACAATTTAAAAAACGTTGACGTCGATATTCCGCTTGGCGTGTTCACAGCAGTAACGGGCGTTTCAGGCTCAGGGAAAAGTACCTTGATAAACGAAATTCTCTACAAATCGTTGGCCAGCAAGTTAAACCGGGCCAAAATAAAGCCTGGACAGCATAAATCCATCGAAGGCATCGAAGAATTGGAAAAAGTGATCGAAATCGACCAGTCGCCAATCGGCCGGACGCCGCGGTCAAACCCGGCAACATACACAGGCGTTTTTGACGACATCCGGGATGTCTACGCCACAACGAACGAAGCAAAAGTGCGCGGCTATAAAAAAGGCCGCTTCAGTTTCAACGTCAAGGGCGGACGCTGTGAAGCTTGCCGTGGAGATGGTATTATAAAAATAGAAATGCACTTCCTGCCGGATGTCTATGTACCATGCGAAGTTTGCCATGGCAAACGGTATAACCGGGAGACTTTGGAAGTGAAATATAAAAACAAGAACATTTCGGATGTGTTGGAGATGACGGCAGAAGACGCGTATACGTTTTTCGAGAACATTCCGAAAATCAGCCGCAAGCTGAAAACCATCGTAGATGTCGGCCTGGGCTATATTACGCTTGGCCAGCCTGCTACTACGTTGTCGGGCGGAGAAGCGCAGCGTGTGAAATTAGCTTCTGAACTTCACAAACGCTCAAACGGCAAGTCGTTCTATATTTTAGATGAACCGACTACCGGCTTGCATGCCGATGACATTTCCCGTCTTCTTCTCGTATTGCAGCGGCTTGTGGATAACGGCGATACCGTATTGACCATCGAACACAATTTGGACGTTATCAAGACCGTTGACCACATTATTGATTTAGGCCCGGAAGGCGGAGACAAAGGCGGAACCATTTTAGCAACTGGAACACCGGAAGAAATTGCTCAAGTGAAAAATTCTTATACCGGCAAGTATTTAAATCCGATATTGGAACGGGACCGCTCCCGCATGGATGCGCTGGTGACAAAAGCGACACGCAAGAAAAAAGTTGCCAAGTGA
- a CDS encoding IDEAL domain-containing protein, with protein MENYYSYADFMKAMAQTKKITEAEKLLNDIYLDLFLKHVHRSQQEEQLIALIDEALDSNNREAFNTYSTQLQALKQEEEA; from the coding sequence ATGGAAAATTATTATTCTTATGCTGATTTCATGAAAGCAATGGCTCAAACGAAAAAGATAACAGAAGCGGAAAAACTGCTTAATGATATTTATTTAGATCTTTTCCTCAAGCATGTTCACCGCTCACAACAAGAAGAACAGCTCATAGCCCTTATCGATGAAGCCTTAGACAGCAATAACCGTGAAGCTTTTAATACTTACTCCACTCAATTACAGGCTTTGAAGCAAGAAGAAGAAGCCTGA
- a CDS encoding DUF1801 domain-containing protein, which yields MYEPKTKETDADVFEFIEDIDHPKKREDAFKLLQIFEETTGYPAKMWGPSIIGFGSYHYVYATGHSGDAPLVGFSPRKAKHSLYVTTGDAKNEPLLEKLGKHTSGKACVYVNKLDDIDVDVLKTLITQCMAFLQDRYPENN from the coding sequence ATGTATGAGCCAAAAACAAAAGAGACAGATGCGGATGTGTTTGAATTTATCGAGGACATAGACCATCCGAAAAAGCGTGAAGACGCCTTCAAACTGCTGCAAATTTTTGAAGAAACGACCGGTTATCCCGCAAAAATGTGGGGGCCGAGCATTATCGGCTTTGGTTCGTATCATTACGTCTATGCAACTGGCCATTCCGGTGACGCTCCGCTTGTCGGCTTTTCACCACGAAAAGCGAAACACAGCCTGTATGTTACCACCGGTGATGCCAAAAACGAACCCTTGCTGGAAAAGCTTGGCAAGCATACTTCAGGAAAAGCGTGTGTCTATGTCAATAAATTAGATGACATCGACGTGGATGTGTTAAAAACGTTAATCACCCAATGCATGGCATTTCTGCAAGATCGCTACCCGGAAAATAACTAA
- a CDS encoding M20/M25/M40 family metallo-hydrolase encodes MATGLNVKEVKAVYEALLKNKSVKKALEFIHADHDNTVVEQVAMTEIPAPPFKEQRRAEDFKRRLQKLGLEDVQMDAEGNVYGIRRGNGQGPRVFVSAHLDTVFPEGTDIKVREEDGVLYAPGIGDDTRGLAEVLAVVRAMNEVNIKTVGDIIFGGTVGEEGAGDLRGVKAFFADHPDIDGFLSLDGPGYNQITYLGTGSFRYAVTFKGPGGHSFGDFGTPSATHALGRAIAAIADIETPEQPKTTFSVGEVKGGTSVNAIAQEASMTVDLRSNDAVELAKLDSQFLTLVKKAAEEENAKWNDGRITVEIDRFGNRPPASQSAEAPIVQVACAAVEAIGAKPQLGQPSSTDANHPMSLGIPAITVGLGGTFGNAHTLEEWHNPANGHLAIQKSLMTILGLVGVENTSSALLRK; translated from the coding sequence ATGGCGACTGGATTGAATGTAAAGGAAGTAAAAGCGGTCTATGAAGCGTTATTAAAAAATAAGTCTGTGAAAAAAGCGCTCGAGTTTATTCATGCGGATCATGACAATACCGTTGTGGAACAAGTGGCAATGACAGAAATCCCGGCTCCTCCGTTCAAAGAACAGCGCCGTGCGGAAGACTTTAAGCGGCGCTTGCAGAAGCTTGGCCTAGAGGACGTTCAAATGGATGCAGAAGGAAATGTTTACGGCATACGGCGCGGCAACGGGCAGGGTCCCCGGGTTTTTGTTTCCGCTCATTTGGATACGGTCTTTCCTGAAGGCACCGATATAAAGGTCCGGGAAGAGGATGGAGTTTTGTATGCGCCAGGAATCGGCGATGATACGAGAGGGCTGGCGGAAGTGTTGGCGGTGGTCCGCGCAATGAACGAAGTGAATATTAAAACAGTCGGCGATATTATTTTCGGGGGCACGGTTGGAGAGGAAGGGGCAGGCGATTTAAGGGGTGTTAAGGCATTTTTTGCTGACCATCCGGATATAGACGGTTTTTTGTCACTGGATGGTCCGGGCTATAACCAAATTACATATTTAGGTACAGGAAGTTTTCGCTATGCCGTTACGTTCAAAGGGCCTGGGGGACATAGTTTCGGCGATTTTGGAACGCCGAGTGCGACGCATGCGCTCGGCCGGGCAATTGCGGCCATTGCCGACATTGAAACACCTGAACAGCCAAAAACCACATTCTCGGTTGGGGAAGTAAAGGGCGGGACATCTGTTAATGCTATTGCCCAGGAAGCCAGTATGACTGTCGATCTTCGTTCGAATGATGCGGTGGAATTGGCCAAGCTGGACAGCCAATTTTTAACGCTTGTAAAAAAGGCGGCGGAAGAAGAAAACGCCAAATGGAACGATGGACGGATAACTGTGGAAATCGACCGGTTCGGCAACCGCCCGCCTGCAAGCCAATCGGCTGAGGCGCCAATTGTCCAGGTGGCTTGCGCTGCAGTAGAAGCCATTGGCGCAAAACCTCAACTTGGCCAGCCGAGCAGCACTGACGCCAACCACCCGATGAGTTTGGGTATCCCGGCAATCACTGTCGGCCTTGGTGGTACCTTTGGCAACGCTCATACTTTAGAAGAATGGCACAATCCGGCAAATGGCCATTTGGCTATCCAAAAAAGCCTAATGACCATACTTGGCTTAGTGGGAGTTGAGAATACGAGTTCCGCGTTGTTGAGAAAATAA
- a CDS encoding competence protein ComK, translating into MGKMNQPLSYTICSNTYALLPYNDGRRTWTRVIEDRSEFLVEESTYKTVTSSCRFYRGSMESATLYAQKAVRVKHKPPIIIGEYYGNPLIFFPTHSPKNKDAVWLNFDAVDLVESDESERGGSIVYLSNGETVHLDVSPIALRNQHSFAGSLRRYFKRAQEMHKHQMTYVAKRTYPPRTQHPLD; encoded by the coding sequence ATGGGCAAAATGAATCAGCCCTTGTCCTATACTATCTGTAGCAATACATATGCGCTGCTTCCCTATAACGATGGCCGCCGGACATGGACACGGGTAATTGAAGACCGAAGTGAATTTCTGGTTGAAGAATCTACTTACAAAACAGTGACAAGTTCCTGCCGCTTTTACCGAGGATCAATGGAAAGTGCCACTCTATATGCTCAAAAAGCAGTCCGCGTGAAACACAAGCCCCCCATCATCATCGGAGAATACTATGGCAATCCGCTCATTTTCTTCCCAACCCATTCGCCAAAAAACAAAGACGCTGTTTGGCTCAACTTTGATGCCGTCGATTTAGTGGAAAGCGATGAAAGCGAAAGAGGCGGCAGTATTGTCTATTTAAGCAATGGAGAAACCGTGCATTTGGACGTCTCCCCTATTGCTTTAAGAAACCAGCATTCATTTGCAGGTTCTTTGCGCCGCTATTTCAAGCGGGCGCAGGAGATGCATAAACATCAGATGACTTATGTAGCAAAACGGACATATCCGCCGAGAACACAGCACCCTCTCGACTAA